TAACTCCTGCTGAAGAAGATGTTAAAGCATCCGCAATCAATGTTTTGCAACACCGTATTTTACCTTCTTTTGCAGCTCAAGCCGAAGGTATTAATTCCAAACAAATTATTCACTGGCTGCTGGAGCCAAAATGAAACGCCTAATCATCATTCTTCTTGGCTTGCTATGCTGCCTTTCCGCTTTTGCCATAGATAATAAGTTTCTGCATCAACTGGCACAAGTTAAAAGCTCGCAAGCATATTCCATCCGCTTTGATGAAGATCTTATTTATACTAATAATCAGAATTATATTTGGGTTTATTCCATTTTCAATGCCTGGCAGCCAAAAATGGAAGCAGCTTTTTTATCACCTAATCCGATTGAAGATATTGAAACCCTTGCTGGAAAACATCTCTATGTTGCTTCTAATGAACCTACAAATCAGGTTATATTAATTGACAGCTTATATACCGGTTCCCGCATTTTTTTCCCCCAGGCAATTGTAGGTGATAAACTTACCCGCGAAGGTTCAATTTTATATGTGGCAGACCGCTATAGAGGAATTGATATTATAAACTTAAGCGGAGGCAGCACCAGAGAACTTTTATCTACTTTCTCTGAAAAATGGGGTATTAAGGACTTCGTGGCAAGTTACCCTTATATCTTTGCCCTCAATGATTTTGGCTTAGTTGCCGTAGATGTTAGCGATCAATCATACCCTGTTTCTTTAGGAACCAATTACCAAATTGTGGATGCTACTTGCCTGGTTAAAAATGGAAATACAATTTGGATCGGAGCAGGGAAAAACCTGATGGCTTTCAATGTATATGATCCGCAAAAACCAACTTTGATAAGTCAAATTAGAATGACTAACGAAATCCTTAGTTTGGCAGTTAAAGATAATCGTTTATATGTCGCTTTGGGACGCGGAGGAGTGAAAATTATAGACATCACCAATCCCCTCAGAACTGAAGACCTCAATAACATCTTTCTCACTATTCCCGTTTATGATTTGGATTTGGCAAATGACTATATTTTTCTGGGTTTGGGAAAAGAGGGTTGGATGATCTATGAATACCGTTGAGAAAAGTTACCGGCAGGAGGAATTTGTTTGAAACGAATTATCTTGGCTCTGCTGCTAATTATGATAGGAAATTGCATTCTGGCTCAAGCGGTAACAAAGAATCCGACCAAGGCAGTTGCCTATTCACTTCTCCCGGGAGGAGGGCAGCTTTACAATGAAGCATATCTTAAAGCCGGGATAGTGATTGGAGTGCAAACATTTTTGGTTGCTACCGCTATTCATAACAACTCCAAAGTTCAGGATTATAAGGATAAAATCGCTGCCACTACCGATGAAATTCTTCAGCAAAGCTATTCGGATAAACAAAAGCA
The window above is part of the Candidatus Cloacimonas sp. genome. Proteins encoded here:
- a CDS encoding DUF5683 domain-containing protein, with amino-acid sequence MKRIILALLLIMIGNCILAQAVTKNPTKAVAYSLLPGGGQLYNEAYLKAGIVIGVQTFLVATAIHNNSKVQDYKDKIAATTDEILQQSYSDKQKQYKEKRTRDFWWMGITLAFSTLDAYIDAHLSNFKAEKDKIHLRFEEQTLFLEYNF